Proteins found in one Streptococcus mitis genomic segment:
- a CDS encoding DEAD/DEAH box helicase, which produces MKFNELNLSADLLAEIEKAGFVEASPIQEQTIPLALEGKDVIGQAQTGTGKTAAFGLPTLEKIRTEEATIQALVIAPTRELAVQSQEELFRFGRSKGVKVRSVYGGSSIEKQIKALKSGAHIVVGTPGRLLDLIKRKALKLQDIETLILDEADEMLNMGFLEDIEAIISRVPENRQTLLFSATMPDAIKRIGVQFMKEPEHVKIAAKELTTELVDQYYIRVKEQEKFDTMTRLMDVEQPELAIVFGRTKRRVDELTRGLKIRGFRAEGIHGDLDQNKRLRVLRDFKNGNLDVLVATDVAARGLDISGVTHVYNYDIPQDPESYVHRIGRTGRAGKSGQSITFVSPNEMGYLQIIENLTKKRMKGLKPASAEEAFQAKKHVALKKIERDFADETIRANFEKFGKDARKLAAEFTPEELAMYILSLTVQDPDSLPEVEIAREKPLPFKPSGNGFGGKAKGGRGGRRGDDRRDRDRRGNGRRDDFKKGSRGNDRFDKEKRYRKDNKKPRNTSSEKQTGFVIRNKGDK; this is translated from the coding sequence GTGAAATTTAATGAATTAAACTTGTCTGCTGATTTGCTAGCAGAGATTGAAAAAGCTGGTTTTGTAGAAGCCAGTCCGATCCAAGAACAAACTATTCCCTTGGCCCTTGAAGGCAAGGACGTTATCGGTCAAGCTCAGACTGGTACAGGAAAAACTGCAGCCTTTGGCTTGCCAACTCTTGAAAAAATTCGTACAGAAGAAGCGACTATCCAAGCCTTGGTCATCGCTCCAACTCGTGAACTAGCTGTCCAAAGTCAAGAAGAACTCTTCCGCTTTGGTCGTAGTAAGGGAGTCAAAGTTCGCTCAGTATATGGCGGATCAAGCATTGAAAAACAAATTAAGGCTCTTAAATCTGGTGCCCATATCGTGGTGGGAACTCCAGGTCGCCTCTTGGACTTGATTAAACGCAAGGCCTTGAAATTACAAGATATTGAAACTCTTATCCTTGACGAAGCGGATGAAATGCTCAACATGGGCTTCCTTGAAGACATTGAAGCTATCATCTCCCGTGTCCCTGAAAACCGTCAAACTTTGCTTTTCTCAGCAACTATGCCAGATGCCATCAAACGTATCGGTGTTCAGTTTATGAAAGAGCCTGAGCATGTCAAGATTGCGGCTAAGGAATTGACAACAGAATTGGTTGACCAATACTATATCCGAGTCAAAGAACAAGAAAAATTTGATACCATGACTCGTCTTATGGATGTGGAACAGCCTGAGCTTGCTATCGTATTTGGTCGTACCAAACGTCGTGTAGATGAATTGACTCGTGGACTTAAAATCCGTGGTTTCCGTGCAGAAGGAATTCATGGAGACCTAGACCAAAACAAACGTCTTCGTGTCCTTCGTGACTTCAAAAACGGAAATCTCGATGTTTTGGTTGCGACAGACGTTGCAGCGCGTGGCTTGGATATTTCAGGTGTGACCCATGTCTATAACTACGATATTCCACAAGATCCTGAAAGTTATGTTCACCGTATCGGTCGTACAGGTCGTGCTGGTAAGTCAGGTCAGTCTATTACTTTCGTATCACCAAATGAAATGGGCTACCTCCAAATCATTGAGAACTTGACTAAGAAACGCATGAAAGGACTCAAACCTGCAAGTGCAGAAGAAGCCTTCCAAGCAAAAAAACACGTAGCTCTCAAGAAAATCGAACGTGATTTTGCAGATGAGACTATCCGTGCCAACTTTGAGAAATTTGGTAAGGATGCTCGTAAGCTAGCTGCCGAATTTACTCCAGAAGAATTGGCAATGTATATCTTGAGTCTGACAGTCCAAGACCCAGATAGCCTTCCTGAAGTGGAGATTGCACGTGAAAAACCACTGCCATTTAAACCATCAGGTAATGGCTTCGGTGGTAAAGCTAAGGGAGGTCGTGGAGGCCGTCGTGGGGACGACCGTCGAGACCGTGATCGCCGTGGCAATGGTCGTCGTGATGATTTCAAAAAAGGAAGTCGTGGCAATGATCGTTTTGATAAGGAAAAACGTTACCGTAAGGATAATAAAAAACCACGCAATACTTCAAGTGAAAAGCAAACAGGCTTTGTGATTCGTAACAAGGGCGATAAATAA
- the codY gene encoding GTP-sensing pleiotropic transcriptional regulator CodY — protein MAHLLEKTRKITSILKRSEEQLQEELPYNAITRQLADIIDCNACIVNSKGRLLGYFMRYKTNTDRVEQFFQTKIFPDDYIQGANMIYDTEANLTVDHDLSIFPVESRADFPDGLTTIAPIHVSGIRLGSLIIWRNDKKFEDEDLILVEIASTVVGIQLLNFQREEDEKNIRRRTAVTMAVNTLSYSELRAVSAILGELNGNEGQLTASVIADRIGITRSVIVNALRKLESAGIIESRSLGMKGTYLKVLISDIFEEVKKRDY, from the coding sequence ATGGCACATTTATTAGAAAAAACTAGAAAAATTACTTCTATCCTGAAGCGCTCAGAGGAGCAGTTGCAGGAAGAACTTCCCTACAATGCGATTACCCGTCAATTGGCAGATATTATTGACTGTAACGCCTGTATCGTCAATAGCAAGGGACGTCTCCTTGGTTATTTCATGCGTTACAAAACCAATACAGATCGTGTAGAGCAATTCTTCCAAACTAAGATTTTCCCAGATGACTACATTCAAGGTGCGAACATGATCTACGATACAGAAGCCAATCTGACAGTTGATCATGATTTAAGTATTTTTCCTGTGGAAAGTCGTGCCGACTTTCCAGATGGTTTGACGACTATTGCACCGATTCATGTATCAGGGATTCGCCTTGGCTCTTTGATTATTTGGCGCAATGATAAAAAATTCGAAGATGAGGACTTGATCCTTGTTGAGATTGCCAGTACCGTGGTTGGGATTCAACTCCTTAATTTCCAACGTGAAGAAGATGAGAAAAATATCCGTCGCCGTACTGCTGTTACCATGGCGGTTAATACTCTGTCTTACTCCGAACTTCGTGCTGTTTCAGCCATTTTAGGGGAATTAAATGGAAATGAAGGGCAGTTGACTGCGTCAGTGATTGCAGATCGTATCGGAATTACTCGCTCTGTGATTGTAAATGCCCTACGTAAACTTGAGTCTGCAGGGATTATTGAAAGTCGCTCACTTGGAATGAAGGGAACCTATCTTAAGGTCTTGATTTCAGATATTTTTGAAGAAGTGAAGAAAAGAGATTACTAA
- a CDS encoding cysteine hydrolase family protein: MTKALISIDYTEDFVADSGKLTAGAPAQAISDAISKVTRLAFERGDYIFFTIDAHEENDCFHPESKLFPPHNLIGTSGRNLYGDLGTFYQEHGSDSRVFWMDKRHYSAFSGTDLDIRLRERRVSTVILTGVLTDICVLHTAIDAYNLGYDIEIVKPAVASIWPENHQFALDHFKNTLGAKLVDENLNEISE; this comes from the coding sequence ATGACTAAGGCTTTAATTTCGATTGATTATACAGAAGATTTTGTTGCTGATAGTGGAAAATTGACAGCAGGTGCTCCAGCTCAGGCAATTTCGGATGCCATCAGCAAGGTAACTCGATTAGCTTTTGAACGAGGAGATTACATCTTCTTTACAATAGATGCTCATGAAGAAAACGATTGTTTCCATCCAGAAAGCAAGCTGTTTCCTCCTCACAATTTGATTGGGACTAGTGGACGGAATTTATACGGAGATTTGGGAACCTTTTATCAAGAGCATGGTTCAGACAGTCGTGTCTTTTGGATGGATAAACGCCATTACTCAGCTTTTTCAGGGACTGACCTGGATATCCGTTTGAGAGAGCGGAGAGTGTCTACTGTTATCTTAACAGGTGTCTTGACGGATATCTGTGTCTTGCATACAGCTATAGATGCCTATAATCTAGGATATGATATCGAGATTGTTAAACCAGCTGTTGCTTCCATCTGGCCTGAAAATCATCAATTTGCCCTAGATCATTTCAAAAATACACTCGGAGCTAAGTTAGTAGATGAAAATCTAAATGAAATTTCAGAGTAA
- a CDS encoding SIALI-17 repeat-containing surface protein, producing MFKKEQKEKFSFRKYKNGRTDSKLIGATVLAVGIGLSVGANAVQADVVSSNNSSATLVSDTAKVSSASSATFRDDENPSNVVKVDAILDKDVAEPTKANKSVGESDGADVLNLKAEATVNYKLDSDGSVLKSEKVQLGSGTVTTPYDKKGLAYDTDGKNYRESVVEKTGSSLSDATGKEKQIKANGKTYEYVRSELEGTNSFNYDKTKFNNIEAAVSPEGLQNKAGEVDYTKLTGKVYIVEETADGQYGKYVVADSVANQDVAVATWKNGLSTAKDFTKENVTLKSGDSILVLDKDTYAVGSNAKKHIKKIEINRIETEPIPPDTGYATVKGERLLSDGTIINYAIGTVSSDGIISSGTKFKDSSSDYELGTGDDTEELLEDGAFLKFDTNDKIKIKTIPLRNVNKISQTFNVHPVDSETHLAPEKSTLSDHLRDINSLYLDIANMFEKSTFGSNDYRRNLRKEAGKVSTYIEETANFVRNNGIKFGLVNKELVFYHQDKSKLDELRDKIKNTRNVLNGLSSKLEGSIHDKTLDPEANVSYEGELTYDSSNPLLLTGNLNFSYQRYFGGSAGEKVTETIVYDDDIEVDNYWTNGKVTISKDKKSIVLSDSSTKEANAERTETTSSITYTPKEVLSVVRAYKVVAEGTATVNHYYVETPEFTGGVVPLAPPVVEIPEFNGGVNPIKPPVLEVPELDIPVIPMEEMSDPRPVEKPKPKPKPKEDVTIIPADFSKVEESRVKEELKPVAETPRLEPKQEVVAPQEEKAMLPNTGTKDSSSLTWLGLIGLSAVLGISKLKKTRL from the coding sequence ATGTTTAAAAAAGAGCAAAAAGAAAAATTTTCTTTTCGTAAGTATAAGAACGGACGTACTGATTCTAAATTAATTGGTGCGACTGTTTTAGCTGTAGGGATTGGTTTGTCTGTTGGAGCAAATGCTGTTCAGGCTGACGTTGTATCTAGCAATAACAGCTCAGCAACTTTGGTTAGTGACACAGCGAAGGTTTCGTCTGCATCATCAGCTACATTTAGAGATGATGAGAACCCCTCTAATGTCGTAAAAGTAGATGCAATATTAGATAAAGATGTTGCTGAACCAACAAAAGCAAATAAAAGCGTTGGAGAGTCTGATGGTGCAGACGTATTAAACTTAAAAGCAGAAGCTACTGTAAATTACAAGTTAGATTCTGATGGATCTGTTTTGAAATCAGAAAAGGTTCAGCTTGGTTCTGGGACTGTAACGACTCCTTATGATAAAAAAGGACTTGCTTACGATACGGACGGTAAGAACTATCGTGAATCTGTTGTAGAAAAAACAGGTAGTTCTTTATCAGATGCAACAGGCAAAGAAAAACAAATTAAAGCAAACGGTAAAACTTATGAATATGTTCGTTCAGAGCTAGAAGGAACTAATAGCTTTAATTATGATAAGACTAAGTTCAATAATATTGAAGCTGCTGTATCTCCAGAGGGATTGCAAAATAAAGCTGGGGAAGTTGATTACACTAAGCTGACTGGTAAGGTTTATATTGTTGAAGAAACTGCAGATGGTCAATACGGTAAATATGTGGTTGCTGACAGTGTTGCAAATCAGGACGTAGCTGTAGCAACATGGAAGAATGGTTTGTCTACTGCAAAAGATTTTACAAAAGAAAATGTAACTCTTAAAAGTGGAGATTCAATTCTTGTTCTTGATAAAGATACTTACGCAGTAGGGTCAAATGCTAAAAAACACATTAAAAAGATTGAAATTAATAGAATTGAAACAGAACCGATTCCTCCCGATACAGGATATGCGACCGTAAAAGGTGAACGTTTGTTATCTGATGGAACTATCATCAATTATGCGATTGGAACAGTTTCATCTGATGGAATAATTTCATCTGGAACTAAATTTAAAGATTCTTCAAGTGATTATGAGTTAGGAACTGGAGACGATACTGAAGAATTGCTTGAAGATGGCGCTTTTTTGAAATTTGACACAAACGATAAAATTAAAATTAAAACGATCCCTCTTCGTAATGTAAATAAGATTAGTCAGACTTTTAATGTTCATCCTGTTGATAGTGAAACACATTTAGCTCCTGAAAAATCAACCTTATCTGACCATTTAAGAGATATTAATTCGCTTTATTTAGACATTGCAAATATGTTTGAGAAATCTACTTTTGGAAGTAATGATTATCGAAGAAATTTAAGAAAAGAGGCTGGCAAGGTAAGTACTTATATCGAAGAAACTGCTAATTTTGTAAGGAATAATGGTATTAAATTTGGCTTAGTAAATAAGGAACTAGTCTTTTATCATCAAGATAAAAGCAAGTTAGACGAATTAAGAGATAAGATTAAAAACACTAGAAATGTTTTGAACGGTTTGTCTTCAAAATTAGAAGGTTCCATTCATGATAAAACTTTAGATCCCGAAGCTAATGTAAGTTATGAAGGGGAGTTAACTTATGATTCTAGCAACCCTTTACTACTTACAGGTAATTTAAATTTTAGTTATCAAAGATATTTTGGGGGATCTGCTGGTGAAAAAGTCACTGAGACTATAGTTTATGATGATGACATTGAAGTTGATAATTACTGGACAAATGGAAAAGTAACTATTTCCAAAGATAAAAAATCTATCGTGTTAAGTGATTCTTCTACAAAAGAAGCAAACGCTGAAAGAACTGAAACAACTTCTTCAATCACCTACACTCCTAAAGAAGTTCTTTCAGTAGTTCGAGCTTATAAGGTTGTTGCTGAAGGAACAGCTACAGTTAACCATTATTATGTTGAAACTCCGGAATTTACAGGTGGAGTTGTTCCACTTGCCCCTCCTGTAGTAGAAATTCCTGAATTTAACGGTGGCGTGAACCCAATTAAACCGCCAGTTTTAGAGGTTCCTGAGTTGGATATCCCAGTTATTCCAATGGAAGAGATGTCTGATCCAAGACCAGTTGAAAAACCAAAACCTAAGCCAAAACCGAAAGAAGACGTCACTATTATTCCTGCCGACTTCTCTAAAGTGGAAGAATCAAGAGTGAAGGAAGAGTTGAAGCCAGTTGCTGAAACTCCTCGCTTAGAACCAAAACAAGAAGTAGTAGCACCTCAAGAGGAAAAAGCTATGCTACCAAATACAGGAACTAAAGATAGCTCTTCATTAACTTGGTTAGGGTTGATTGGATTGTCTGCTGTATTGGGAATTTCTAAACTTAAGAAAACTAGGCTTTAA
- a CDS encoding ABC transporter permease encodes MNPIQRAWAYVSRKRLRSFILFLILLVLLAGISACLTLMKSNKTVETNLYKSLNTSFSIKKIENGQTFKLSDLASVSKIKGLENVSPELETVAKLKDKEAVSGEQSVERDDLSAADKNLVSLTALEDSSKDVTFTSSAFNLKEGRHLQKGDSKKIIIHEELAKKNSLSLHDKIALDAGQSEAGKGQTVEFEIVGIFSGKKQEKFTGLSSDFSENQVFTDYESSQSLLENSEAQVSAARFYVENPKEMDGLLKQVENLALENNGYQVEKENKAFEQIKDSVATFQTFLTIFLYGMLIAGAGALILVLSLWLRERVYEVGILLALGKGKSSIFLQFCLEVVLVSLGALLPAFAAGNAITTYPLQTLLASGDQTSLQDTLAKASSLSTSILSFAESYVFLVLLSCLSVALCFLFLFRKSPKEILSSIS; translated from the coding sequence ATGAATCCGATCCAAAGAGCTTGGGCTTATGTCAGCAGAAAACGACTGAGAAGTTTTATTTTATTTCTGATTTTATTGGTCCTATTGGCTGGAATTTCAGCCTGTCTGACTCTGATGAAGTCCAACAAAACAGTTGAAACCAATCTTTACAAATCACTCAATACCTCTTTTTCTATTAAGAAGATAGAAAATGGTCAGACATTCAAGTTGTCAGACCTAGCATCTGTAAGCAAGATTAAGGGACTGGAAAATGTTTCTCCTGAACTCGAGACGGTCGCAAAACTAAAAGACAAGGAAGCAGTGAGTGGCGAGCAGAGCGTGGAACGTGATGATTTGTCCGCTGCGGATAAGAATTTGGTTAGCTTAACAGCTCTTGAAGATTCATCTAAGGATGTCACCTTTACCAGCTCGGCTTTCAACTTAAAAGAAGGGCGACATCTTCAAAAAGGGGATTCAAAGAAAATCATCATCCACGAAGAGTTGGCTAAGAAGAATAGTCTTTCCCTTCATGACAAGATTGCCTTAGATGCTGGTCAGTCAGAAGCTGGCAAAGGGCAAACAGTGGAGTTTGAGATTGTCGGCATCTTTTCTGGTAAAAAACAAGAGAAATTTACAGGCTTGTCTTCTGACTTCAGTGAAAACCAGGTTTTTACAGACTATGAAAGTAGCCAAAGCCTTTTGGAAAATAGTGAAGCTCAAGTCAGTGCAGCACGCTTCTATGTAGAAAATCCTAAGGAAATGGACGGACTCTTGAAGCAGGTGGAAAACTTGGCTTTGGAAAATAACGGTTATCAAGTTGAGAAAGAAAACAAGGCTTTTGAACAAATCAAAGACTCGGTTGCTACCTTCCAAACCTTCCTAACCATCTTCCTTTATGGGATGTTGATAGCAGGAGCTGGGGCCTTAATTCTTGTTTTGTCTCTCTGGTTGAGAGAAAGGGTCTACGAAGTGGGAATTTTACTGGCACTTGGAAAAGGCAAGAGCTCGATTTTCCTACAATTCTGTTTAGAGGTAGTTTTGGTATCTCTCGGAGCTTTGCTTCCAGCATTTGCTGCAGGAAACGCCATCACAACTTACCCACTCCAAACTCTACTAGCAAGTGGAGATCAGACAAGCTTACAAGATACACTAGCCAAAGCAAGCAGTCTATCAACCAGCATCCTATCTTTTGCAGAATCCTATGTTTTTCTAGTTCTGCTTAGTTGCTTATCTGTAGCCCTTTGTTTCCTATTCTTATTTAGAAAATCGCCGAAAGAAATTTTATCATCTATTAGTTAA
- the vex2 gene encoding ABC transporter ATP-binding subunit Vex2, giving the protein MTLLQLQDLTYRYKNTAEAVLYQINYNFEPGKFYSIIGESGAGKSTLLSLLAGLDSPVEGSILFQGEDIRKKGYSYHRMHHISLVFQNYNLIDYLSPLENIRLVNKKASKDTLLELGLDESQIKRNVLQLSGGQQQRVAIARSLVSEAPVILADEPTGNLDPKTAGDIVELLKSLAQKTGKCVIVVTHSKEVAQASDITLELKDKKLTETRNTTK; this is encoded by the coding sequence ATGACTTTATTACAATTACAAGACCTTACCTACCGTTATAAGAACACTGCTGAAGCAGTCCTATATCAGATCAATTATAATTTTGAACCCGGGAAATTTTACAGTATTATTGGGGAATCAGGAGCAGGAAAATCCACACTCTTGTCCCTACTTGCTGGTCTAGATAGTCCTGTTGAAGGTTCTATCCTTTTTCAAGGAGAGGACATTCGTAAGAAGGGTTATTCCTACCATCGCATGCACCATATTTCCCTGGTCTTTCAAAATTATAACTTGATAGATTATCTTTCTCCACTGGAAAATATCCGCTTGGTCAACAAAAAGGCAAGCAAGGATACACTTCTTGAGCTTGGTTTGGATGAAAGTCAGATCAAGCGGAATGTTCTCCAGTTATCAGGTGGTCAACAACAACGTGTTGCCATTGCTCGTAGTTTGGTATCAGAAGCTCCAGTAATTCTAGCAGATGAACCAACAGGAAATCTGGATCCTAAAACTGCTGGAGATATTGTCGAACTGCTCAAATCACTTGCCCAGAAAACAGGTAAATGTGTCATTGTCGTAACCCATAGCAAAGAAGTGGCACAAGCGTCAGATATTACACTTGAGTTGAAAGATAAGAAACTAACTGAAACTCGCAATACGACGAAATAA
- the vex3 gene encoding ABC transporter permease subunit Vex3: MLHNAFAYVTRKFFKSIIIFLIILLMASLSLVGLSIKGATAKASQETFKNITNSFSMQINRRVNQGTPRGAGNIKGEDIKKITENKAIESYVKRINAIGDLTGYELIETPDTKKNLTPDRAKHFGSSLMITGVNDSSKEDKFVSGSYKLVEGEHLTNDDKDKILLHKDLAAKHGWKVGDKVKLDSNVYDADNEKGAKETVEVTIKGLFDGHNKSAVTYSQELYENTAITDIHTAAKLYGYTEDTAIYGDATFFVTADKNLDDVMKELNGISGINWKSYTLVKSSSNYPALEQSISGMYKMANLLFWGSLSFSVLLLALLLSLWINARRKEVGILLSIGLKQASILGQFITESILIAIPALISAYFLANYTARAIGNSVLANVTSGVAKQASKAAQASNLGGGAEVDGFSKTLSSLDISIQTSDFIIVFVLALVLVVLVMALASSTLLRKQPKELLLDSE; the protein is encoded by the coding sequence ATGTTACACAACGCATTTGCCTATGTTACAAGGAAGTTTTTCAAATCGATTATTATCTTCCTGATTATTCTCCTCATGGCAAGCTTGAGTTTGGTCGGCTTGTCGATCAAGGGAGCTACTGCCAAGGCTTCTCAAGAAACCTTTAAAAATATCACCAATAGCTTCTCCATGCAAATCAATCGTCGCGTCAATCAAGGAACGCCTCGTGGTGCTGGGAATATCAAGGGTGAAGATATCAAAAAAATCACCGAAAACAAGGCCATCGAGTCTTATGTTAAACGCATCAACGCTATCGGGGATTTGACTGGCTATGAACTTATTGAAACTCCAGATACCAAGAAAAATCTGACACCTGACCGTGCCAAACATTTTGGAAGTAGCTTGATGATTACAGGTGTCAATGACTCCTCTAAAGAAGACAAGTTTGTCTCTGGTTCTTATAAATTGGTTGAAGGAGAGCACTTAACAAACGACGACAAGGACAAGATCCTCCTGCACAAGGACTTGGCAGCCAAACACGGCTGGAAAGTAGGGGACAAGGTCAAACTAGACTCTAATGTCTACGATGCAGACAATGAAAAAGGTGCCAAGGAAACAGTCGAAGTGACAATCAAGGGACTCTTTGATGGTCATAATAAGTCAGCAGTAACCTACTCACAAGAACTCTATGAAAATACAGCCATCACAGACATCCATACAGCTGCTAAACTATATGGTTATACAGAAGACACAGCTATTTATGGGGACGCAACCTTCTTTGTAACAGCGGACAAGAACTTGGATGATGTTATGAAAGAGTTGAATGGCATCAGCGGTATCAACTGGAAGAGCTACACACTTGTGAAGAGCTCCTCTAACTACCCAGCTCTTGAGCAATCTATCTCTGGTATGTACAAGATGGCCAACCTCCTCTTCTGGGGTAGCTTGAGCTTCTCAGTCCTTCTTCTTGCTCTCTTGCTCAGCCTTTGGATCAATGCTCGTCGCAAGGAAGTGGGAATCCTCCTCTCTATCGGTCTCAAGCAGGCAAGTATCTTGGGTCAATTCATCACCGAATCCATCTTGATTGCCATCCCTGCTCTTATTTCTGCTTACTTCCTAGCCAACTACACAGCGCGTGCAATAGGAAATTCTGTTCTTGCTAATGTGACTTCAGGTGTTGCCAAACAGGCTAGCAAGGCGGCTCAAGCCTCTAATCTTGGTGGTGGTGCAGAAGTAGACGGCTTTAGCAAGACCTTGTCGAGCCTAGATATTTCTATTCAGACATCAGACTTTATCATCGTCTTTGTCCTTGCCTTGGTTCTAGTGGTTCTTGTTATGGCGCTTGCTTCAAGCACTCTCCTTAGAAAACAACCAAAAGAGCTTCTGCTGGATAGTGAATAA
- the vncR gene encoding response regulator transcription factor VncR — protein sequence MKILIVEDEEMIREGVSDYLTDCGYETIEAADGQEALEKFSSYEVALVLLDIQMPKLNGLEVLAEIRKTSQVPVLMLTAFQDEEYKMSAFASLADGYLEKPFSLSLLKVRVDAIFKRYYDTGRIFSYKAARVDFESYSASLAGQEVAINAKELEILDYLVKNEGRALTRSQIIDAVWKATDEVPFDRVIDVYIKELRKKLDLDCILTVRNVGYKLERK from the coding sequence ATGAAAATTTTAATTGTAGAAGATGAAGAGATGATCCGTGAGGGGGTCAGTGATTATTTGACGGATTGTGGTTATGAAACCATTGAGGCGGCAGATGGGCAAGAAGCTTTAGAAAAATTTTCCAGCTATGAAGTAGCCTTGGTTTTACTGGATATCCAGATGCCTAAGCTCAATGGTCTGGAAGTGCTAGCGGAGATTCGTAAAACCAGTCAGGTTCCTGTCCTGATGTTGACCGCCTTTCAGGATGAGGAATACAAGATGAGTGCTTTTGCTTCTCTGGCAGATGGCTATCTGGAAAAGCCTTTTTCTCTATCCCTCTTAAAAGTGAGGGTAGACGCGATTTTCAAGCGCTACTACGATACAGGACGAATCTTCTCTTATAAGGCTGCCAGGGTGGATTTTGAGAGCTACAGTGCCAGCCTAGCAGGTCAAGAAGTGGCTATCAATGCCAAAGAGTTGGAAATTCTTGATTATTTGGTTAAAAATGAAGGACGAGCCTTGACTCGTTCTCAGATTATCGATGCGGTCTGGAAGGCGACAGATGAGGTCCCCTTTGACCGTGTCATCGATGTCTATATCAAGGAATTGCGGAAAAAGCTAGACTTGGACTGCATCCTCACTGTGCGCAATGTTGGTTATAAATTGGAGCGAAAATGA
- the vncS gene encoding sensor histidine kinase VncS: protein MKRTGLFKKIFIYTFSIFSALVICLHLAIYFLFPSTYLSHRQETIGQKATAIAQSLEGKDRQSIEQVLNLYSQTSDIKGAVKGEMTEDKLEVKDSLPFDTYRQTTSLFIEEREVTTQDGGTMTLQFLASMDLQKEAEQISLQFLPYTLLASFLISLLVAYIYARTIVAPILEIKRVTRRMMDLDSQVRLRVDSKDEIGDLKEQINSLYQHLLTVIADLHDKNEAILQLEKMKVEFLRGASHELKTPLASLKILIENMKENVGRYKDRDRYLGVALGIVDELNHHVLQILSLSSVQELRDDREQIDLHQMTQSLVKDYALLAKDRELQIDNSLTHQQAYLNPSVMKLILSNLISNAIKHSVPDGLVRIGEREGELFIENSCSPEEQEKLAQSFSDNASRKAKGSGMGLFVVKSLLEHEKLAYRFEMEENRLTFFIAFPKVVQD, encoded by the coding sequence ATGAAACGAACAGGTTTATTTAAAAAGATATTTATCTATACCTTCTCGATTTTTAGTGCTCTGGTAATTTGCCTTCACTTAGCCATTTATTTTCTCTTTCCTTCGACTTATCTGAGTCATCGTCAGGAAACCATTGGCCAGAAAGCGACAGCCATTGCCCAGTCCCTAGAAGGGAAAGATAGGCAAAGTATCGAGCAAGTCTTAAACTTGTATTCCCAGACTAGTGATATCAAGGGGGCCGTTAAGGGCGAGATGACCGAGGACAAGTTAGAAGTCAAGGACAGTCTTCCTTTTGATACATACCGCCAGACAACCTCTCTCTTTATTGAGGAGCGCGAGGTGACAACGCAGGACGGTGGTACCATGACTCTCCAGTTTCTAGCTTCCATGGATTTACAAAAGGAAGCAGAGCAAATCAGTCTCCAGTTTCTTCCCTATACCTTGTTGGCATCCTTTCTGATTTCTCTTTTGGTAGCCTACATCTATGCTCGGACCATTGTGGCCCCTATTTTGGAAATCAAGCGGGTGACCCGACGGATGATGGATTTGGATTCCCAAGTGCGATTGCGCGTGGATTCTAAGGATGAGATTGGTGATCTCAAGGAACAAATCAATAGCCTTTACCAGCATCTTTTGACTGTTATTGCGGACTTGCATGACAAGAATGAAGCCATTCTCCAGCTGGAAAAGATGAAGGTCGAATTCCTACGAGGAGCTTCTCATGAATTGAAAACACCGCTGGCCAGTTTGAAAATCCTGATCGAAAACATGAAAGAAAATGTCGGGCGTTATAAGGACAGAGACCGCTATCTGGGAGTTGCCTTGGGGATTGTAGATGAGCTTAATCACCACGTTCTGCAGATACTTTCCCTCTCGTCTGTGCAGGAATTGCGAGATGATAGGGAACAAATTGACCTACACCAGATGACGCAAAGTTTAGTCAAGGATTATGCCTTGCTAGCCAAGGATAGAGAGCTCCAGATAGACAATAGTTTGACTCATCAACAGGCTTATCTAAACCCATCTGTCATGAAGTTGATTCTGTCTAACCTTATCAGTAATGCTATTAAGCACTCTGTTCCAGATGGCTTAGTTCGCATTGGAGAAAGAGAAGGGGAACTTTTTATAGAAAATAGCTGCAGTCCAGAAGAACAAGAAAAACTGGCCCAGTCTTTTTCTGATAATGCTAGTCGCAAGGCCAAAGGGTCTGGGATGGGGCTCTTTGTGGTCAAGAGTCTATTAGAACATGAAAAATTAGCTTATCGTTTTGAGATGGAGGAGAATCGTTTGACCTTCTTTATAGCTTTTCCAAAAGTTGTCCAAGACTAG